One part of the Cyclobacteriaceae bacterium genome encodes these proteins:
- a CDS encoding SDR family oxidoreductase, which produces MGKKIAIVTGGSSGIGFAIAKKFTEQNIHTIIVGRDQQKLNEVTALLGSNSEGISFDVTNLSGLPELVNSIVKKHGQVDILVNNAGINMKKSALEVTDQEFQNILLTNLTSVFAITREVAKNMIANKSGSIINISSMAAQYGLPGVVAYAASKTAIEGITRTLAVELSPHGVRVNCIAPGFIATKMSATALNGDPERRQKVLSRTPMGRLGDPQDVANAAYFLASDDSTFITGTVVPVDGGNSIGF; this is translated from the coding sequence ATGGGAAAAAAGATTGCCATCGTAACCGGAGGATCATCAGGAATCGGTTTTGCTATCGCAAAAAAGTTTACTGAACAGAATATACACACCATCATTGTGGGCAGAGATCAGCAAAAACTAAATGAAGTCACCGCATTGCTTGGCAGCAATAGCGAAGGCATTTCGTTTGATGTAACTAACCTCAGTGGTTTGCCTGAACTAGTAAACAGCATTGTAAAAAAGCACGGTCAGGTAGATATACTGGTAAACAATGCCGGCATAAACATGAAGAAAAGTGCCTTGGAAGTTACCGATCAGGAATTTCAGAACATACTGCTCACCAACCTAACCAGTGTGTTTGCTATTACCCGCGAAGTAGCTAAAAATATGATAGCCAACAAATCAGGTAGCATAATTAACATCAGCTCCATGGCAGCCCAGTATGGCTTACCCGGAGTGGTCGCCTATGCCGCTTCCAAAACAGCCATTGAAGGTATTACCCGCACACTGGCGGTTGAACTTTCTCCGCATGGTGTGCGCGTAAATTGCATTGCCCCCGGATTCATAGCTACAAAAATGTCGGCAACGGCTTTAAATGGCGACCCTGAACGAAGACAAAAAGTTCTTTCCCGTACCCCGATGGGTCGACTGGGCGATCCGCAAGATGTAGCAAACGCAGCGTACTTTCTTGCATCCGATGATTCAACCTTTATCACCGGAACAGTAGTGCCTGTCGATGGAGGAAATTCGATTGGGTTTTAA
- a CDS encoding alpha-glucuronidase, which translates to MKKLPLLFIILCLTFTAVHSEDGYRLWLRYDPITNKAVATGYKKNITGWMVHGNSPTLSLVKKEIQQGLRGLIGNIPEVKTPGTSTVLLGTPQSSEIIRNLNLDTRLKKLGNEGFLILTTTYQKKKLTVIAAPEEIGVLYGAFHFLKLLQTHQPIYKLDIENSPRINLRVLNHWDNLDRTVERGYAGFSLWDWHKLPGYIDPRYHDYARANASIGINGTVVTNVNANARVLSKHYLEKVAALADVFRPYGIKIYLTARFSAPIELGGLKTADPLDESVQQWWKDKVKEIYTHVPDFGGFLVKANSEGQPGPQNYNRNHADGANMLADAVAPFNGIVMWRAFVYDDKVPDDRAKQAYNEFKPLDGTFRKNVLIQVKNGAIDFQPREPFHPMFGTIPNTPLMMEFQLTQEYTGFSTHLVYLANQFKECLDADTHAKGTGSTVAKVIDGSLDNHQLSGIAGVANIGTDRNWTSHPFAQANWYAFGRLAWNHQLSANQIADEWIRMTFTNDADFINPIKEIMDNSWETTVSYMTPLGLHHIMGWSHHYGPAPWIKDKHRADWTSVYYHQASKEGIGFNRTASGSNAIAQYVEPVANLFGSREQCPEKFLLWFHHVSWTEKLKSGKTLWEELCHHYYAGAEEVKSFQQKWNTLEGKIDQERFEHVKMLLDIQYKEAIWWRNACLLYFQTFSGLPLPAGFEKPDKTLEYYMNLEFPYAPGIRPQW; encoded by the coding sequence ATGAAAAAACTGCCACTGCTCTTCATTATTCTATGTTTAACATTTACTGCTGTACATAGTGAAGACGGCTACCGGCTGTGGCTTCGGTATGATCCGATAACAAACAAGGCCGTAGCGACTGGATACAAGAAGAACATTACCGGATGGATGGTGCATGGCAACTCACCCACCCTTTCACTGGTTAAAAAAGAAATTCAACAAGGCCTTAGGGGATTAATCGGAAACATTCCGGAAGTTAAAACCCCGGGAACATCAACCGTTTTGTTGGGCACTCCCCAATCGTCCGAAATAATCCGAAACCTAAATCTTGACACCAGATTAAAGAAACTGGGCAATGAAGGATTTTTAATACTCACCACAACCTACCAGAAGAAGAAACTAACCGTAATTGCTGCACCGGAAGAAATCGGTGTGCTATATGGTGCATTTCACTTTTTAAAATTGCTGCAAACCCATCAACCGATTTACAAACTTGATATTGAAAATTCACCGCGCATTAACCTGCGTGTACTCAATCATTGGGACAACCTCGATCGAACCGTTGAACGCGGCTATGCCGGATTTTCCTTGTGGGACTGGCACAAACTTCCCGGATACATTGATCCGCGCTATCATGACTATGCCCGTGCAAATGCTTCCATCGGCATAAACGGAACAGTAGTAACCAATGTAAATGCAAATGCACGCGTACTTTCCAAGCATTACCTTGAAAAAGTAGCCGCACTCGCAGATGTGTTCCGGCCGTATGGTATAAAGATTTACCTCACCGCACGCTTCAGCGCACCTATTGAACTGGGTGGATTAAAAACTGCCGATCCACTGGATGAATCCGTTCAGCAATGGTGGAAAGACAAGGTGAAGGAAATCTACACACATGTTCCCGACTTCGGTGGCTTTTTGGTGAAAGCAAATTCGGAAGGACAACCGGGCCCGCAAAACTACAACCGCAACCATGCTGATGGCGCCAACATGTTGGCTGATGCAGTAGCACCTTTCAATGGAATAGTTATGTGGCGTGCTTTTGTGTATGATGATAAAGTACCTGACGATCGCGCCAAGCAAGCCTACAATGAATTTAAACCGCTTGATGGAACGTTCAGAAAAAATGTGTTGATACAAGTAAAAAACGGAGCCATCGATTTTCAACCGCGCGAACCGTTCCATCCGATGTTTGGAACCATTCCCAACACTCCGTTAATGATGGAGTTTCAACTTACACAAGAATACACCGGCTTCAGCACCCATCTGGTTTATCTGGCCAATCAATTTAAAGAATGCCTGGATGCCGATACACATGCCAAAGGCACAGGATCAACAGTGGCAAAAGTTATTGACGGATCACTCGACAACCACCAGCTTTCAGGTATTGCCGGTGTAGCCAACATCGGCACCGACAGAAATTGGACGAGCCATCCCTTCGCGCAAGCCAATTGGTATGCATTCGGAAGGTTGGCGTGGAATCATCAGCTTTCAGCCAATCAAATAGCGGATGAATGGATACGCATGACGTTCACGAACGATGCAGACTTTATAAATCCGATTAAAGAAATCATGGACAACTCCTGGGAAACCACCGTGTCGTATATGACGCCACTAGGGCTGCACCACATCATGGGGTGGAGTCACCATTACGGGCCTGCACCGTGGATTAAAGATAAACACCGTGCCGACTGGACATCCGTATATTATCACCAGGCAAGCAAAGAAGGCATTGGTTTTAACCGCACAGCATCAGGCAGCAATGCCATTGCGCAGTATGTGGAGCCGGTAGCCAACCTGTTTGGTTCACGTGAACAATGTCCTGAAAAATTTCTGCTGTGGTTTCATCATGTGAGTTGGACTGAAAAACTAAAATCAGGAAAAACATTGTGGGAAGAACTGTGCCACCACTATTACGCTGGCGCAGAAGAAGTAAAATCGTTTCAACAGAAATGGAATACACTGGAAGGAAAAATTGACCAGGAACGCTTTGAACACGTAAAAATGTTGCTGGACATTCAATACAAGGAAGCCATTTGGTGGCGCAACGCCTGCTTGTTGTATTTCCAGACCTTTTCAGGGTTGCCCCTACCGGCTGGGTTTGAAAAACCTGACAAGACTTTAGAGTATTATATGAATTTAGAATTCCCTTATGCACCCGGCATCAGGCCGCAGTGGTGA